A single region of the Sciurus carolinensis chromosome 16, mSciCar1.2, whole genome shotgun sequence genome encodes:
- the LOC124966238 gene encoding zinc finger protein 565-like, which translates to MMVNTDHDSHVYPLILTVTQEGRAGPWVKSSRALVLQEPVVFKDIALYFTQKEWKLLKPAQKDLYKDVMLENYRNLASLVGCHFFKPSLVTRLEQGIEPCVEERPSPGGPAPEEDKGGATSKGTAGKKTTQHKPKTKPKKPGSSKSPLQEKAKETVRSGAPQSARAERASGRKGRPPGNQKAGSRRNTRAGKNLSPAQKEREPATPKEPSSQKLANSAPPKEPSSQVPAAPRKEPSSQATAAPPKEPSSQKLANSAPHKEPSSQVPAAPHKEPSSQTTAAPPKEPSSQKLANSAPLKEPSSQAAAAPRKEPSSQATAAPPKEPSSQKLANSAPRKEPSSQAAAAPRKEPSSQATAAPPKEPSSQKPATAAPTPKKTAKKTRQGKKTPEKGTRKKTQGTRGSKKHQSPRKGKNHFKCKECGKTFNQTLHLVEHERIHTGEKPHKCGVCGKSFRHSWYFFTHRRIHTGERPYKCKECGKAFNSSSTLSSHFRIHTGETPFKCDECGKTFKQSTKLTRHRRVHTGEKPYKCDACHKCFGRSSSLREHKRIHTGEKPYRCCECGKTFRVNAHLAEHRRLHQAEKPHKCQQCGRHFRNGAHLSEHQQIHVPGARQDCPECGKAFPSKAALLKHQKSHGEDALHRCQGCGKAFRCKSSIIRHQRLHAGEKPFVCPECGKGFTDRTTLNNHRRVHAGDRPDPCAQCGRAFRHQASLALHQKMHARKILNQKVRAGKGQ; encoded by the exons ATGATGGTGAACACTGACCATGATTCCCATGTTTATCCCCTCATCCTCACAGtaacccaggag GGAAGGGCCGGGCCCTGGGTGAAGAGCAGCAGGGCTCTGGTGTTACAGGAGCCAGTGGTCTTCAAGGACATAGCCCTGTACTTCACCCAGAAGGAGTGGAAGCTGCTGAAGCCTGCGCAGAAGGACCTGTACAAGGACGTGATGCTGGAGAACTACAGGAATTTGGCCTCCCTGG TAGGGTGTCATTTCTTCAAGCCAAGCTTGGTCACCAGGCTGGAGCAAGGCATCGAGCCCTGCGTGGAGGAGAGACCCAGCCCCGGAGGCCCCGCGCCAGAGGAGGACAAGGGAGGTGCGACGAGCAAGGGCACTGCGG GCAAGAAGACGACGCAGCATAAACCAAAGACAAAACCGAAGAAGCCAGGCAGTTCTAAGAGTCCACTGCAGGAGAAGGCAAAGGAAACTGTCCGAAGTGGTGCCCCGCAGAGTGCTAGGGCAGAAAGGGCCTCGGGAAGGAAGGGCAGACCCCCAGGTAACCAGAAAGCTGGCTCCAGGCGGAACACAAGAGCAGGGAAGAACCTCTCCCCTGCTCAGAAAGAGCGTGAGCCTGCCACCCCCAAGGAGCCTTCCAGCCAAAAGTTGGCCAACTCAGCTCCCCCAAAGGAACCATCCAGCCAGGTCCCTGCAGCCCCCCGCAAGGAACCTTCAAGCCAGGCCACCGCAGCTCCCCCGAAGGAACCTTCCAGCCAAAAGCTGGCCAACTCAGCTCCCCACAAGGAACCTTCCAGCCAGGTGCCTGCAGCTCCCCACAAGGAACCTTCAAGCCAGACCACCGCAGCTCCCCCGAAGGAACCTTCCAGCCAAAAGCTGGCCAACTCAGCTCCCCTCAAGGAACCTTCCAGCCAGGCCGCTGCAGCTCCCCGCAAGGAACCTTCAAGCCAGGCCACCGCAGCTCCCCCGAAGGAACCTTCCAGCCAAAAGCTGGCCAACTCAGCTCCCCGCAAGGAACCTTCCAGCCAGGCCGCTGCAGCTCCCCGCAAGGAACCTTCAAGCCAGGCCACCGCAGCTCCCCCGAAGGAACCTTCCAGCCAAAAGCCGGCCACCGCAGCACCAACACCAAAGAAAACCGCAAAGAAAACCCGTCAAGGAAAGAAGACCCCAGAAAAGGGCACTCGTAAGAAAACACAGGGCACCAGGGGCTCCAAAAAGCACCAGAGCCCCCGAAAGGGTAAGAATCACTTTAAATGCAAGGAATGTGGAAAGACCTTCAACCAGACCCTGCACCTGGTGGAGCACGAGCGCATCCATACCGGGGAGAAGCCCCACAAGTGCGGCGTGTGCGGGAAGTCCTTCCGCCACAGCTGGTACTTCTTCACGCACCGCCGCATCCACACCGGCGAGAGGCCCTACAAGTGCAAGGAGTGCGGGAAGGCCTTCAACAGCAGCTCCACGCTCAGCAGCCACTTCAGGATCCACACGGGCGAGACGCCCTTCAAGTGTGATGAGTGCGGGAAGACCTTCAAGCAGAGCACCAAGCTCACGCGCCACCGCAGGGTGCACACCGGGGAGAAGCCCTACAAGTGCGACGCCTGCCACAAGTGCTTCGGCCGCAGCTCCTCCCTGAGGGAGCACAAGAGGATCCACACCGGGGAGAAGCCCTACCGCTGCTGCGAGTGTGGCAAGACCTTCCGGGTCAACGCGCACCTGGCGGAGCACCGGCGGCTCCACCAGGCCGAGAAGCCGCACAAGTGCCAGCAGTGCGGAAGGCACTTCCGCAACGGCGCCCACCTGTCGGAGCACCAGCAGATCCACGTGCCGGGCGCGCGCCAGGACTGCCCCGAGTGCGGGAAGGCCTTCCCCAGCAAGGCGGCCCTGCTCAAGCACCAGAAGAGCCACGGGGAGGACGCCCTGCACCGCTGCCAGGGCTGCGGGAAGGCCTTCCGCTGCAAGTCGAGCATCATCAGGCACCAGCGGCTGCACGCAGGCGAGAAGCCCTTCGTGTGCCCCGAGTGCGGGAAGGGCTTCACCGACAGGACCACCCTGAATAACCACCGCAGGGTCCACGCCGGAGACAGGCCGGATCCCTGCGCGCAGTGCGGGAGGGCCTTCAGGCACCAGGCCTCCCTGGCGCTCCACCAGAAGATGCACGCCAGGAAGATTCTCAACCAGAAAGTGCGCGCAGGAAAGGGACAGTGA
- the Zim2 gene encoding LOW QUALITY PROTEIN: zinc finger imprinted 2 (The sequence of the model RefSeq protein was modified relative to this genomic sequence to represent the inferred CDS: substituted 1 base at 1 genomic stop codon), which translates to MIEQLVLEQFLNTLPKEVQMWVRSKQPKNSKEAGTLVANLIRACGEEGLPAKDTVLLENRNPKEHLKKNTKMLDDLPSAGSLLPGYLLDFNHLGMFLVFXGLVTFNDLVVDFSPEELSYLSAAQRNLYREVMLENYQNLVSLGFQFSKPDIISHLEEESQAVEEDSNTVICQKSSPDDPSESYLGNQEKQTSSPVPMSDPKTLAQEGSHSSDALERSSSPTVPPEDLPGEGSQECTALETCIRPQPVEPIRCKFCERIFSTQMGLRRHEQIHTGKRPFECKQCGEAFFLMPHLTRHQKTHSGMKPSRYNKVSKPFIQHADLRGSVRTQSQEDYYECSQCGKAFVQDVHLFQHLKAHEAAEALPPGLPRSKTYLIRYQRKHDYVGERSCQCCDCGKAFSRSSHLIQHYRIHAQERPYQCQLCGKCFSLPSYLTQHYQFHFQETLVECHYC; encoded by the exons ATGATAGAACAACTGGTGCTGGAGCAGTTTTTGAACACGCTGCCAAAGGAGGTTCAGATGTGGGTGAGGTCTAAACAGCCCAAGAACAGCAAGGAGGCAGGAACCCTGGTGGCCAACTTGATCCGGGCATGCGGGGAGGAAG GTTTACCTGCCAAGGACACTGTGCTTTTAGAAAATAGGAACCCCAAAGAACACCTAAAGAAGAATACAAAGATGTTAGATGATCTGCCATCTGCTG GCTCCTTACTGCCGGGATACCTCCTGGACTTTAACCATTTAGGAATGTTCCTGGTATTTTAGGGGTTGGTTACTTTCAATGACCTGGTCGTGGACTTCAGCCCGGAGGAGTTAAGCTACCTTAGTGCTGCTCAGAGGAACCTTTACCGGGAGGTTATGCTGGAGAATTACCAGAACCTGGTCTCCCTGG GGTTCCAGTTCTCCAAACCTGACATTATCTCACACCTGGAAGAAGAGTCACAAGCAGTGGAGGAAGACAGCAATACAGTGATATGTCAAA AGTCTTCTCCTGATGATCCATCAGAATCATACCTGGGCAACCAGGAGAAACAAACTTCAAGTCCTGTACCCATGAGTGACCCTAAGACCTTGGCTCAGGAAGGAAGCCATAGCAGTGATGCACTTGAAAGAAGCTCTAGTCCTACTGTACCACCAGAGGATCTTCCAGGAGAGGGTTCCCAGGAATGCACTGCTCTTGAAACATGTATCAGACCCCAGCCAGTGGAACCCATCAGATGTAAATTTTGTGAAAGAATCTTTAGCACCCAAATGGGCCTTAGGCGACATGAGCAAATCCATACTGGAAAGAGACCCTttgaatgtaaacagtgtggtGAAGCCTTCTTTCTCATGCCACACCTCACCAGACACCAGAAGACTCATTCTGGCATGAAGCCCTCGAGGTACAATAAAGTCAGCAAGCCTTTCATCCAGCATGCAGATCTCCGTGGATCTGTAAGAACTCAAAGTCAGGAGGATTACTATGAATGTTCTCAGTGTGGCAAAGCTTTTGTCCAGGATGTGCATCTTTTTCAACATCTCAAAGCCCATGAGGCAGCAGAGGCCCTTCCTCCTGGGCTGCCGCGCAGCAAGACATACTTAATTCGTTATCAGCGGAAACATGACTATGTTGGAGAGAGATCCTGCCAGTGTTGTGACTGTGGCAAAGCCTTCAGCAGAAGTTCACATCTCATTCAGCACTATCGAATTCATGCCCAAGAGAGACCTTACCAGTGTCAGCTATGTGGGAAGTGTTTCAGCCTACCCTCCTACCTCACTCAACATTATCAGTTCCATTTCCAAGAGACACTGGTTGAATGCCATTACTGTTGA